Below is a window of Scylla paramamosain isolate STU-SP2022 chromosome 39, ASM3559412v1, whole genome shotgun sequence DNA.
CGAGTATTTTTAATCCTCTACTCTTAATCCagagtattttcttaatgtacTATCTTTAATTTtggctattttcttaattcagtatCCTTAATCGATACTATTTTCTTAGTCCACTAGCCTTCATTCCGACTATTTTTCTAATGCAGTATCTTTAATTCAGAGTTTTGTTCtaatccactatccttaatTCTAACTATTTTCCTAATCcattatccttaatccagacttttCCGTTaatgtactattattattgtgaatttcttcacaataataataataataataatattttcttaatccactctccttaatccagactattttcttcatttaacatCCTTAATCCGGAACACTTTGTctaatgtccttaatccacatTATTTCTGTACCCAGGTCATTACTccaattttctttttgtgagctACATTTGTACaggctttttaatatttttttttccttttgctgaTCTccatgatacataaaaaaaaaaataaaataaaataaaataagtaaaaaaaaaaaaaaaaaaaagaggggagaggggacgcGGGAGGGCGGCTCGCTCAGTGAGGGAAGATGTCGAGGCAGAATTGTTTTCTGTTGAGCTTCAACGTCATGGTCGAATCAACATAATCTATTGCTGCTCGTAATTTACAGAGCAGCGGTCGTCCAAACACAAAGTCGAAGTCGCTAACCCCCTGGTTGGTGTTCATCTGCACTGTGAGTGTGCCGCTGCCAAACTGCAGAATGACTCGTGTCGGCAGCGCAGTCTCGCTTCCTGTCCTGCACCGCACGTTGTACCGGCCGATCTTGGTGATAGAGAATGGTATAGTAGAGCATGTGTCCAGCAGCACCATCAGCGGCTCCTCGACGCCTTGTGCTTGTGCGGCAAACGCGAACACTTTCCCTTCGCGCCCTGGCTGAGGTCTCCGCCGCAGACGTTCcgggtgacgcaggaacagggTGCTGCTACCGTCGTGATGGAAGTCCTGCCGCATCTCagcctcctgcaggcggctcatggacAGCACTATCACGTCGTTGCGAGAGGTGATCTCCGCCTCCTTTGGAAACACCAACATGGGCGTATTGACCGCAAGGCCGTCCTTCAGCACCAACAGTACCTCGTCGAGCATGATCACGTCCAGCAACAGGATGCCATTCCAGGTAGAGAagagtattttttctgtcttctcgcgGCCCGTGAGGAGGCCCGCTCTCTTAGCCAGTGACAGGAACATGATGCTGGCTGAGGCGCCGGTgtcaaaaaagacaagacatgGATGGCCGCGCACGGTCGCATCCGTCATGTGTCCTTCCTCAAGATGAACACGGCAGTACTCGctcacactcctcttctttttgacTCTTTCGGCCTCCACCTTCAGCTTCAGCACGTTGCTGCTGTcccgccctcccctcttcctgaggTGATCAAGGATACGCTTATAATTCTCCAGcggcctcctcttctttggctctttctcttctcccttcccctttttcgCCTGGGTttcatgttcctccttgtcctgcctcttccttttcttggcctgtgtgtcat
It encodes the following:
- the LOC135092305 gene encoding trichohyalin-like, producing the protein MPGFSTEDFGTSLNNTRFNKKNKKQQSMDAHETLGEKNTEKMKQTKHHSKRRSLENLQDCTGHKKTNTEGVMEPKKQRNNLKTKTRMRMEYLYPIIDPNKKRKKQDMEGDENQNKKTKKDTEDHEKQYKNTKKDTDDHEKQDRKTKRGTEDHKNQDKKRKKDTKDHEKQEEKSKDKEDHENQHKNTKGEGRNNRRKGWNMECCKRIKDCIKKWNKKDNEDYEEQAKKSSTEKRESQAKKRKGKSIEDHDSQAKKRKGQGKEDHDTQVTKKLHDKEEHDSQAKKRKRQDKEEDDTQAKKVKRQDKKKHDTQAKKRKRQDKEEHETQAKKGKGEEKEPKKRRPLENYKRILDHLRKRGGRDSSNVLKLKVEAERVKKKRSVSEYCRVHLEEGHMTDATVRGHPCLVFFDTGASASIMFLSLAKRAGLLTGREKTEKILFSTWNGILLLDVIMLDEVLLVLKDGLAVNTPMLVFPKEAEITSRNDVIVLSMSRLQEAEMRQDFHHDGSSTLFLRHPERLRRRPQPGREGKVFAFAAQAQGVEEPLMVLLDTCSTIPFSITKIGRYNVRCRTGSETALPTRVILQFGSGTLTVQMNTNQGVSDFDFVFGRPLLCKLRAAIDYVDSTMTLKLNRKQFCLDIFPH